A region from the Pseudomonas promysalinigenes genome encodes:
- a CDS encoding LysR substrate-binding domain-containing protein produces MSERIQALHALRAFEVASRYGSFTRAAEELALTQGAVSHHIKTLESMFGCDLFERRGPKLSLTEHGRLLAQELKVGFKIIENACALLRQDRYGLRLKAPSTLTVRWLLRALDGFKKLEDNCSVQLSSVWMDIDSVDFYSEPYDCAILLANGRFPADVDSVKLFDEWLIPVCHPDYMVQAKPELADLRQCEFLHPSPDRRDWRRWLARMDALDISIDQGQVFDTLDQGISAAQQGLGISVVDLVLASADLAAGRLVTPYKHAVSTGDGYYMTWLKSSPKARQMHKLRDFLLGQVPPLSHKDIDYLYG; encoded by the coding sequence ATGTCGGAACGGATTCAAGCGCTGCATGCCCTGCGGGCCTTCGAAGTAGCCTCGCGCTATGGCTCGTTTACCAGGGCTGCCGAGGAATTGGCCCTGACCCAGGGGGCCGTTAGCCATCACATTAAAACCCTGGAGTCGATGTTCGGCTGCGACCTGTTCGAGCGCCGGGGCCCCAAGCTGAGCCTGACCGAGCATGGGCGGCTGCTGGCCCAGGAGCTCAAGGTCGGTTTCAAGATCATCGAAAATGCCTGTGCATTGCTGCGTCAGGATCGCTATGGGTTGCGTCTGAAAGCCCCATCGACACTCACCGTACGCTGGCTGCTGCGTGCCCTGGATGGTTTCAAGAAGCTCGAAGACAACTGCAGCGTGCAGCTGTCGAGCGTGTGGATGGACATCGACTCGGTGGACTTCTACTCCGAACCCTACGACTGCGCCATCCTGCTTGCCAATGGCCGCTTCCCAGCCGATGTGGACAGCGTGAAGCTGTTCGATGAATGGCTGATCCCGGTTTGCCACCCCGACTACATGGTGCAAGCCAAGCCGGAGCTGGCCGACCTGCGCCAGTGCGAGTTCCTGCACCCATCACCGGATCGACGAGACTGGCGGCGCTGGCTGGCGCGTATGGACGCCTTGGACATCAGCATCGATCAGGGCCAGGTATTCGACACCCTGGACCAGGGTATTTCGGCGGCGCAGCAGGGTCTTGGCATTTCAGTGGTCGACCTGGTCCTGGCCAGCGCCGACTTGGCTGCCGGGCGGCTGGTAACGCCTTACAAGCATGCGGTATCGACGGGTGACGGCTATTACATGACTTGGCTCAAGAGCAGCCCCAAGGCGCGGCAGATGCACAAGCTGCGTGATTTTTTGCTCGGCCAGGTGCCGCCATTGAGTCACAAGGACATCGATTACCTGTACGGCTGA